One part of the Marichromatium purpuratum 984 genome encodes these proteins:
- the mltB gene encoding lytic murein transglycosylase B — protein MHRIAFVLALCVPVLVAGCSASAQQRVALDPFSSGVLPVAADAEVRGDFATSDAAARFVARMAREHDFAPEVLAGLLSEARREQWIIELMDRQAPRAKRSPNGAWTRYRGKFVTADNIAGGVRFWRAHAATLERAGARYGVPPEYIVAILGVETRYGGYVGTTRTLDALATLAFAYPRRADYFTGELEAFLLMARESGVDPRKPQGSYAGAMGLGQFMPTSFQRYAVDFDDDGVRDLWDPTDAIGSVAHYFKAHGWRSGEPVAVRVSVRSGQGVGALKTGFSSRHGRSTLSAHGVDLDGVPGRGGLSLLALDARGGTEYWVGFENFGVITRYNRSTYYAMAVHQLAAAVRARHGAALAGR, from the coding sequence ATGCATCGCATCGCCTTCGTCCTCGCCCTCTGCGTGCCGGTCCTGGTCGCCGGCTGTAGCGCCAGCGCCCAGCAGCGCGTCGCCCTCGATCCCTTCTCCAGCGGTGTCCTGCCGGTGGCCGCCGACGCCGAGGTGCGCGGCGACTTCGCCACCAGCGATGCGGCCGCGCGTTTCGTCGCGCGCATGGCGCGGGAGCACGACTTCGCCCCCGAGGTACTCGCCGGGCTGCTCTCCGAGGCGCGCCGCGAGCAGTGGATCATCGAGCTGATGGACCGTCAGGCGCCGCGCGCCAAGCGGTCGCCGAACGGGGCCTGGACGCGCTATCGCGGCAAGTTCGTCACCGCCGACAACATCGCCGGCGGCGTGCGCTTCTGGCGCGCCCACGCCGCCACCCTGGAACGTGCCGGGGCGCGCTACGGCGTGCCGCCCGAGTACATCGTCGCCATCCTCGGGGTCGAGACCCGCTACGGCGGCTATGTCGGTACCACCCGCACCCTCGATGCCCTGGCCACGCTCGCCTTCGCCTATCCGCGCCGCGCCGACTACTTCACCGGCGAGCTCGAGGCCTTCCTGCTGATGGCGCGCGAGTCCGGGGTCGATCCGCGCAAGCCGCAAGGCTCCTATGCCGGTGCTATGGGGCTGGGACAGTTCATGCCCACCAGCTTCCAGCGTTACGCGGTCGACTTCGACGACGACGGCGTGCGCGATCTCTGGGACCCGACCGACGCCATCGGCAGCGTCGCCCACTACTTCAAGGCCCACGGCTGGCGCAGCGGTGAACCGGTGGCGGTGCGTGTGTCGGTGCGTTCGGGGCAGGGTGTCGGGGCGCTCAAGACCGGCTTCAGCAGTCGTCATGGTCGTTCCACCCTCAGTGCCCACGGGGTCGACCTCGATGGTGTGCCGGGGCGTGGAGGCTTGAGCCTGCTGGCGCTCGATGCGCGCGGTGGCACCGAGTACTGGGTGGGGTTCGAGAACTTCGGGGTGATCACCCGCTACAACCGCAGTACCTATTACGCCATGGCGGTGCACCAGCTCGCCGCGGCTGTCCGTGCCCGTCACGGCGCGGCCCTGGCCGGGCGTTGA
- a CDS encoding phosphoribosylaminoimidazolesuccinocarboxamide synthase — MPALYESNISTLPLLGRGKVRDIYAVGEDHLLVVTSDRLSAFDVVLPQPIPGKGEVLTRVSNFWFERTADLIPNHLSDIPVEAVITDPETLATLGDRAMVVRRLKPLPVEAIVRGYLIGSGWKDYRATGTVCGIALPSGLRQAEQLPEAIYTPSTKAEIGDHDENIDFARTVELLGRELAEQVRDTAIAIYTSCAAYARERGIIIADTKFEFGLDEAGRLHLIDEVLTPDSSRFWPADEYRPDTSPPSFDKQFVRDYLETLDWDKTPPGPELPQSIIDRTAAKYLEAEQRLTGA; from the coding sequence ATGCCTGCGCTCTACGAATCGAACATCTCCACACTCCCGCTGCTCGGTCGCGGCAAGGTCCGGGACATCTATGCCGTCGGCGAGGATCATCTGCTGGTGGTCACCAGCGACCGCCTCTCGGCCTTCGACGTGGTGCTCCCACAGCCGATTCCGGGCAAGGGCGAGGTGCTCACCCGGGTCTCCAACTTCTGGTTCGAGCGCACCGCCGACCTGATCCCCAATCATCTCTCCGACATCCCCGTCGAGGCGGTGATCACCGACCCCGAGACACTCGCCACGCTCGGCGATCGCGCCATGGTGGTACGCCGCCTCAAGCCGCTGCCGGTCGAGGCGATCGTGCGCGGCTATCTGATCGGCTCGGGCTGGAAGGACTATCGCGCCACCGGCACGGTCTGCGGCATCGCCCTGCCCTCGGGGCTGCGTCAGGCCGAGCAACTCCCCGAGGCGATCTACACGCCTTCGACCAAGGCCGAGATCGGCGATCACGACGAGAACATCGACTTCGCCCGCACCGTCGAGCTGCTCGGGCGCGAACTGGCCGAGCAGGTGCGCGACACCGCCATCGCCATCTACACCAGCTGCGCGGCCTATGCGCGCGAACGCGGCATCATCATCGCCGACACCAAGTTCGAGTTCGGACTCGACGAAGCGGGCCGGTTGCACCTGATCGACGAGGTGCTCACCCCCGACTCCTCGCGCTTCTGGCCGGCCGACGAGTACCGCCCGGACACCAGCCCGCCGAGCTTCGACAAGCAGTTCGTGCGCGACTATCTCGAGACCCTCGATTGGGACAAGACCCCGCCGGGGCCGGAGCTGCCGCAATCGAT
- a CDS encoding RidA family protein, producing MNKRVISTDQAPQAIGTYSQAVRVGDTVYLSGQIPLIPETMTLVEGDIEAQVRRVFDNLTAVARAANGTLADIVKLNVFLTDLGHFPVVNQVMTEYFAEPYPARAVVGVAALPKGAGVEMDAVMALAD from the coding sequence ATGAACAAACGCGTGATCTCCACCGATCAGGCCCCTCAGGCCATCGGTACCTATTCGCAGGCGGTGCGCGTCGGCGATACCGTCTATCTCTCGGGCCAGATCCCGCTGATCCCCGAGACCATGACCCTGGTCGAGGGCGATATCGAGGCCCAGGTGCGGCGGGTCTTCGACAATCTCACGGCGGTTGCCCGGGCCGCCAACGGGACCCTCGCCGATATCGTCAAGCTCAATGTCTTCCTCACCGATCTCGGCCATTTCCCGGTGGTCAACCAGGTGATGACCGAGTACTTCGCCGAGCCCTATCCGGCGCGCGCCGTGGTCGGGGTAGCGGCGCTGCCCAAGGGGGCCGGGGTCGAGATGGATGCGGTGATGGCCCTGGCCGACTGA
- a CDS encoding secondary thiamine-phosphate synthase enzyme YjbQ — translation MIEQHHLSIATRGRGTYEITDAVQQRVCQSAIVTGLCHVFVHHTSASLLLCENADPSVRHDLEHFLARLAPDGDPVYTHAAEGPDDMPAHLRAILTKMDLTLPISDGRCALGTWQGVYLYEHRTGAQQRRLTLTLNGA, via the coding sequence ATGATCGAACAACACCACCTCAGCATCGCGACCCGGGGTCGCGGCACCTACGAGATCACCGACGCGGTTCAGCAACGGGTGTGCCAGAGCGCCATCGTTACTGGACTTTGCCACGTCTTCGTGCATCACACCAGTGCCTCGCTACTGCTGTGCGAGAACGCCGACCCCTCGGTCCGGCACGATCTGGAGCACTTCCTCGCCCGGCTCGCCCCCGACGGCGACCCGGTCTATACCCATGCCGCCGAGGGCCCGGACGACATGCCGGCGCACCTGCGCGCGATCCTCACCAAGATGGACCTGACCCTCCCGATCAGCGACGGACGCTGCGCGCTCGGCACCTGGCAGGGGGTCTATCTCTACGAGCACCGCACCGGCGCACAGCAGCGCCGGCTCACCCTCACCCTCAACGGGGCCTGA